Within the Marinobacter sp. SS13-12 genome, the region TCTTCAACCAGGCCCAAAGCCACCTGGTGGTCGGGCTCGATGCAGACCGCGAAGATGCAGAGGCAGATGCCTACAACAATGACCTGATGCGTGTCCGGGTTGCACTGGTGCACACATTCACCCTGGCTGGCGAGGATAACCGGCTACGGTTCGGCGGGCGCTACGAAGACCGCGAGTACGACGAGCTGACGGTAACCAGCTCGGACCCGCTGTTTAACGACCCCCTGACCGGTGACCTGACAGAGCGTTCGACCAGCCAACGGGCGGACAAGGCGCGTATTCTGGAGGCGAGCTGGCGGATCGGCCTCAATGACGTGTTCAGCGTTGAGCCCAGCATCTCGTGGGGCAAGTACACCTCCAATGTGGACTCCGCAGACTACGACAAGGCCGTGGCCGGGGTTACGCTCAGGGCGGGATTCTGACCACAACCTTACAAGTCGATAAAGCCATGACCAAAACGGGAGTCATGGCCCCGTTCGCCAAGATCCCGGGCTTCGTCGATCAGGGCTTCTATAGCCTGGTCGTCCGGGTAATCGACACGCCGGCAGGCAAGCGCAGCCGCAATGACCGGTGCCGCCAGCGAGGTGCCACTGTCGGCCGCCATGCCGCGTTCAGGATGCGCAACCGGAACGGAAACCCCGGGGCCGGCAAACATCACCTGTTTTCCCCTGTTGGCCCATCGGTACAGTTCACCTGACGCGTCCACCGCCGTCACGCCGACCACACCCCCATAAGCAGCCGGATATAACGGCGGGGTGGCAGGCCCCTGATTGCCCACGGCCGCCACCAGCAGGATGCCCTGATTCCGCAGGCTGTTGACTGCCGTCGCAAGAAGCCGGTTTTCCGGGCCTGTGAGGCTGATGTTGATGACCGATAGATCCTGACCGGCCAGCCAGTTCAGACCTTCCAGCAGATGCCCGAGGGTGGCACCGGAGAGGCTACGGTTGCGATCATAGAATACCGAGGCGTTGTAGACCGTTGCCCCTGGCAGCCTGGCGGGCCATTGATCCTTACGGCTACCCACCATCAGGCTGGCGACGGCGGTGCCATGAGCATTCGGCTCGTTGAGTTGCCCGTCCGACTCCGCCAGTTCCAGAAAGCGCTGCTGTATTATCCGCGCATTGCTGAACACCGGATGGTCTGTGGCAATCGCGGTGTCCACCATGCCAACGCGAACCGGAGTGGTACAGAGACTGCGCCACTGCGGAATTCCCGTCTTTGAAGCGATTGCCCCGTTTTCAGCCTGAGGCGCGAAAACATGGTTCCGGTCCAGCCGGTCTGCCAGTTGCGGTAATGCGGTTTCCAGGGCGGTACGGGAATCCAGCTCGGTTGTGACCTGAAAGCGGACGACGGTCATCCCCAATCCGGACAGCTCGCGACGTTCCAGAATCGTGATTCCCCGCCGGCCGAGACTTGCGAGTTCCGAACGGGTTCCTGTGACCAGCCACTGGCGCTCCACAGCGCGAAAGCCATCGTCCAGGACGACATCATTGAACGCTTTGTGCCCAACGGTCGTGTGTACTGGGAGTGCCGCGGGCAGTTCTGCAAGTTGTTGCCTGGTGGTGTCGGCCCGTGCCTCGACCTGTTTCTCAAGGTGCCGGTCCATGGCCCGCTCTATCATCCGCCCGGCTTTCTGCTCCACCTGGCGGGTGATGGGGGCTGCCGGGTGGTCTGCGAGGCCGCCGCCCAGCGCCATTACCGGTGACGAGAGTGAGCACAGGGCGAGAACAGGGAACAAGCGTGTCTTGAAAAAAGGTTTCATCGTGCCAGTCCGGATTCAGGTGTGTTTCATACGATATAACGGCCGGGTTGGGAAAAAATTCCTCTGTTCATGGAATAAACCGGTTGCCAGCCCGTTTGACTGGTAACACGTCTTGAAAAAGAAGGCTATGCAACAGGAAATTACCGAACTTTTACCCAGGCTCCGTCGGTTTGCCTACTCACTGACCGGCTCCATGGCCGACGCTGACGATCTGCTACAGAACACGGTAGAGCGGTTGCTGACCCGGGACATGCCGGACGATGCCGACCTCACCAGGTGGGCATTCAGGGTTTGCCGCAATGTCTGGATAGACGAATGTCGGGCCCGAAAGGTTCGGCGCGAGGCGGCCGAACATCCGGAACTGACCGATGGCCAGGTGGTGAATGGCGAACACCGGACCACCAAAGAGATTGAATGGCACCGGGTGGATGCCGCCATGGCCCGGTTGCCGGAGGATCAGCGCCAGATCATTTCCCTGGTGGCGATCCAGGGCATGCCCTACAAGATCGTGTCAGAAATCCTGGATGTGCCCAGAGGCACGGTAATGAGCCGGCTGGCACGTGCCAGGGTGGCACTGAGTGAGGCGCTGGCGCCTGTAACCATGAGGACCGATTCATGAACATAACTGACGAAACTCTGTCGGCATTCCTCGATAACGAACTGGCCGAAGCGGAGATGGAAGCGGTTCGGGACCAGCTGGAGGCAGACCCTTCTCTGGCGGACCGTCTGGCGGGGCTGGCCGCGGTGGACGCTGAGCTGCAGTCGCACTACGGCTCGATCGACGACCGCCCCATGCCAGAATCGGTGACCCGAATGCTTGCGGCTGAAACTTCGGACGATGCCGACCCTGCGCAGGATAATGTGGTCACCTTTCCATGGTGGCGCAGGATGCGTGGGCACACCGGAAAGGCCGTCGCTGCGGCAGTGATTGCGGGGGTGGCGCTGACGCAGTGGCTGACCCTGCCTTCAAATGGAGAAACGGCGTGGCCAGCGGTGGTGAGCGTACTGGATAGCCAACCCAGTGGTGAAGTGTATCAGCTTGATAATCACGCCTCCCTCACGCCGAGGTTGACGTTCCGGAGCCAGGCCGGCGAATGGTGCCGTCAGTTCCGGCTGGAGACAGATGATGTCGCGTCGGAACAGATTGCCTGCCGCAGTGAAGGGGGCGCCTGGGAACAGGCTGCCCGGGTGGAAGCCCGGCCGTCACCGGAACCTGAGAGCTATCAGACGGCCAGCGGGGGGAGCGTGCTAGACGAGACTCTGGACCAGATGATGGATGGTTCTCCAATCGGGCCCGATGCGGAGCGTGCCTTGCTACAGCACCGGTGGGGTGACCGGTAGACGCCATGCTCTGGCTCTTCCCGAATGCCCTGGTGTTGGTTAATCTGAGATACCATCGAACAAGGCCAGCACCCCCGCCTGCGAACAGGTTTTGCGTCCGATCAAACAGTGAGTAATATCAGAAATGGATAACCTGAACCTTCGCCACCTCTATTATTTCTGGGTCATTGCCCGTGAGGGGGCCATTGTCCGGGCGGCGGAAAGCCTTGAGCTGACCCCCCAGACCCTGAGCGGCCAACTGGCGACTTTTGAATCCGCTCTGGGTAACGCTCTGTTTCGCCGAGCCAACCGGGCTCTGCAACTGACGGATTTCGGGCAGACGGTATTCGGTTACGCAGACGACATGTTCCAGACTGCCCAGGCACTGACGGATGTGCTGCGTCAACCGCCGGAAAACCGGCCCCTGAGCCTGTCTGTCGGCATTGCCGCGTCGATTCACAAGCTGATTGCCTACCATCTGACGGAACCTGCCCTGTCCCTCTCCCGAGAGGTGCGGCTGAACTGCCGTACCGGTGATACCACGGAGCTGTTGAAGCGTCTTGGCCAGCGGGAGCTGGACATCGTTCTGACCGACCGCCAGCCGGCTTCGGGCGAGGCTGGCCATTACCGCAGCCATCAGCTGGCGAGCTCTTCCATGTCGCTGTTTGCGGCCCCGGAACTGGCGGAAACGCTGTCTGCGGATTTTCCCGCCAGTCTCGACCGGCAACCGTTTCTGGCGACATCCCTTGATGCTCCTTATATCAGCGCCCTGATGAACTGGTTTTCCAGCCAGGATATCCGGGTGAAAGTGGTTGCCGAGGTGGATGACAGTGCCCTGATCAAGGTATTCGGTCGGGAAGGCCTGGGTTATTTCGCGGCACCCACCGCAATCCGTGATGAGGTGTGTCGCCAGTATCAGGTGGTGCATGTGGCCAGCATCCATGAGGTCAGGGACACCCTGTATGCGGTGACACGGGCCCGGGGAAGCCATAATGCAGCGGTGACGGAGTTACTGCGGGAGCGCCCGGAGCTGGATGACAAGATCGAAAAAATCGAACAGTAAACCAGAAAAAACCATGTTCCTTTCGATTTATGGTTTGTGGATGATGGCATTGTGTCCCTCAGAAGGAGAACCGGCCATGAAAACCATTCACAAGTTCCGTCTCGAATGCGGCAAAGAGCCCAACACGCTGAAGTTGCGGGAAGGTTACCGCGTGGTTCGCTGCGAATACGTTGTACCCCAGAAGGGCGTCTACCTGTGGGTCGAGCAGCCATTGAATGTTGCCATTCCGGTGGTGGAACGGCAATTTGTGGTGGTGTATTCGGGTGACCCGGTCCCAACCAGTTATCAATACCTGGATACCGCCCTCGACCCGTTCGGCCCAGAGGCCTACCATATCTTTGAGGTGGCAGTGACACCGGCGGGTAAAGTGGCTGCTCCACACCAGCAGGCAAGCCCGATGCTGTTCCGGCCGGCCATGCGACAGGTGGGGACGGCCTAGCTTTCATTGCAGTTTCAGGGGCCCTGCGGGGCCCTTTTGTTTTACCGGAGTTTATAAATGCCAGACATCATCGTGATGTTCTTCCTGCTTGGAGTTATCGCGGGAACCCTTCGCTCGGACCTGACGATTCCCAAAGCTGCTTACGACATTCTCAGCCTGCTGCTGATGCTGACTATCGGCCTCAAGGGCGGTATGGCCCTGCATGGCAATCTTCACTGGGGACTGGTCACGCAAGTGCTGGCGATCATGGCACTGGGCTTTGTCATTCCCCTGGTGCTGTTTCCGATGCTCCGTCACCTGGTTAAATTGAACGTGGCGGATGCCGCCAGCTTTTGTGCTCACTACGGATCGGTCAGTGCGGGTACCTTCGCCGTTGCCCTGGCCTGGGTGGAGTCCCGGGGAATGGCCACGGGTGGGCAGGTTACCCTGTACCTGGTGCTATTGGAGTTGCCGGCCATTCTTACCGGCTTGTGGCTGTATCGACGCTATACCCGGGGCACGGCCCAGACAAACACCAGCGGCACACCCCTTTGGCAGGAAACCCTGACCAACCGGAGCGTGGTATTGCTGGTTGGCGGTGTGGTTATCGGCATCCTCTACGGGCCGGACCAGGGTGATGGTGTTACCGCGCCGCTGACAGGGGCTTTCTCCCTGGTACTGTCACTGTTTTTGCTGGAGATGGGTCTGGTGGCTGCCGAAACCCTGCGCAAGATCCAGCTGCGCCACTGGCGGCTGATTGTCTTTGCCCTGTGCATGCCACCAATCCTGTCCCTGCCGGGGTTGGTAACCGGCCTGTGGCTGGGGCTCGAACCCGGCACTATTGTCATCCTTGGCGCCCTTACCGCCAGTGCCTCTTATATTGCAGCGCCGGTGGCGGTACGACACGCGATTCCCGAGGCGGATATCGGGCTGGCCATGCTGGCCTCACTCGGTGTGACGTTCCCATTCAACGTGTTGATTGGTATAGGGTTATACAGTTACTTCCTGGAATTATTGTGATTTACCCCGATAGGGCTATGATGGTCGGACAGCTCTAACAGGGAGGGCACAGCTTTGGTACAGCAAAGGGATGTCACCGTATTTTACGATGAGCGGGTACTGGCGCATGCCCCGGACACCAATGTGGATTTTTTGCCCGGCCGCCTGGATAAGCGGATTCGCACCATTCTTTCGGACCTGGAGGTGCAATGGAAGTACCCGGAGCACCCCGGCCGCATGACGGCAATCATGGACCTTCTGGCCAGGGAACCTATCCCCGGTGTGCGGATAGAGCCTGGCAAGGCGGCGACCAAGGATGAGTTGAGCCGGGTTCACACCCGGTCCTTCCTGGATGACATATTTTCCCTGCGAAATGAAAGCGCCTGGCTGGATGTGGATACCACGGCTGTTTCACCGGGCAGTGTCCAGGCCGCCGAAGTGGCCGCCGGCACGGCAATTGCGGCCGTGGAAGCGGTTGTTGAAGGCCGCACCGGCAGTGCGTTTGCGGTAGTACGGCCGCCCGGCCACCATGCCGACCCGGCGCGCGCGAGGGGCTTCTGTCTGTTCAACAATGTGGCTGTTGCCGCAGCCCATGCCCATGCCGCTCTGGGCTGCAAGCGGGTGTTGATTGTCGACTGGGATGCGCACCATGGCAATGGTACCCAGGATATCTTCTGGGCCGACCCGGACGTCATGTTTTTCGATATGCACCGCGCCGCGCCATTCTATCCGGGCACCGGCTCGCTGACGGATGTCGGGGCAGGCCGGGGTGAAGGCACCACCGTAAACGTACCCATGCCCGGTGGCGCGGGGGATGTTGCCTACCTGAAGGCCATGCGCGATATCCTGGTGCCGGCTGCGGACTTCTTCAAACCGGACCTGGTGCTGGTATCCGCCGGCTTCGATGCCCACTGGTTCGACCTGGCACTCAACGTGTCCTACGAGGGTTTCGCCGCGATGACCGGAATTGTCCAGCAAATTGCAGACAAGCACTGTAAGGGCCGGTTGGCCATGATCCTTGAGGGCGGTTACAATACCGAATCATTGTCTTACGGCGTACACGCGGTGCTCAAGGCGCTGGCCGGTGGCGTGGTGATAGAGCCCAAGGACTGCGGCGTAGAGGAAGTAGAGGCCGCCACCGAATTTCACAAGGGTGCCTTTCAACCCGGTAACACGGATTAGTCCTTCGCTATTGCCCGCCCAAGAATAAAATAGTAGTTACCTATCGAACAACTAAAAACAATCAATTTGAATGTTTTTGATCGGACCAATATATTGTGCCGCTCAAGTTAGCCAATGCCTCAATGAACCAAATGGAGATAATTCTTATGGGTATGATTAACAGCGAAATTCAACCGTTCAACGCAACTGCCTTCAAACAGGGCGAGTTCGTTGAAATTTCCGAAGCCGATGTAAAAGGCAAGTGGTCGGTATTTTTCTTCTACCCGGCCGACTTCACGTTCGTATGCCCGACCGAGCTGGGTGACGTTGCAGACAAGTATGAAGAGCTGCAGAAGCTGGGCGTGGAAGTATTCTCCGTGTCTACCGACACCCACTTCACCCACAAAGCGTGGCACGACAGCTCCGAGACCATCGGCAAGATCAACTACTTCATGGTAGGAGACCAGACCGGCACCATCACCAACAACTTCGGTGTCATGCGTGAAGGCCAGGGCCTGGCAGATCGCGCTACCTTCCTGATCGACCCGGATGGCGTTATCCAGGCGATGGAAATCACTGCCGAAGGTATCGGCCGTGACGCAGACGACCTGCTGCGCAAGGTTAAAGCGGCCCAGTACGTTCGCAACCATCCCGGCGAAGTTTGCCCGGCCAAGTGGAAAGAAGGCGAAGCGACTCTGTCTCCGTCACTGGACCTGGTTGGCAAAATCTAAGGTTTCAGCAACACTGAAACCTGTAAGAGGGCCCGCTTTGCGGGCCTTCTTTGTTTCTATCTGGTTGATTTTCAGAGTCGAATAGCAAAGGCCTATCAAATACTTTAGATCAATTAATTTGAGCTCTGCCTGGCTGGACCGTATCGTACTCGCATATTCGATTCACGACTCAACCTGAGTTCGCACATTCAGTTTTACGATATCCGAAGGGGAACAGAGAGCATGTTGGATGCCAGTATCAAGGAGCAGTTGAAAGCCTACATGGAAAAGCTGCAGCAGCCGATCGAGCTGGTTGCCGCTTACGATGACAGCCCGAAATCCCAGGAGCTGAAGCAGCTGCTGGATGAAATCGAGCCGATGTCAGACAAGATCAGCCAGCGCACAGAAGAATCCGACGATGTGCGTCGTCCCTCCTTTGCCATCAACCGGATTGGCAGTGACATTGGCGTTCGCTTCGCCGGTATTCCCATGGGCCATGAGTTCACCTCACTGGTGCTGGCGCTGTTGCAGGTCGGGGGCCACCCGCCCAAGGCCAGTGATGAGGTTATCGAGCAGGTAAAAGAGCTGGACGGCGAATTCGAGTTCGAAACCTACTTCTCGCTGTCGTGCCAGAACTGTCCGGACGTGGTTCAGGCCCTGAACCTGATGAGTGTGCTGAACCCCAGGATCAAGCACACCGCCATCGACGGTGCCCTGTTCCAGGACGAAGTGGAGCAGCGCGAAGTCATGGCCGTGCCCAGCGTCTACCTCAACGGCAAGCCGTTCGGCCAGGGCCGCATGACTCTGGAGCAGATCATCGCCAAGGTGGATACCGGTGCCGAAGCCCGCGAAGCCGAGAAGCTGAAGCACAAGGACCCGTTCGAAGTATTGGTGGTCGGTGGCGGCCCTGCCGGTTCCTCCGCCGCTATCTATGCAGCGCGTAAGGGCATTTCCACAGGCATTGTAGCCGAGCGTTTTGGTGGCCAGGTAGCTG harbors:
- a CDS encoding RNA polymerase sigma factor, producing MKKKAMQQEITELLPRLRRFAYSLTGSMADADDLLQNTVERLLTRDMPDDADLTRWAFRVCRNVWIDECRARKVRREAAEHPELTDGQVVNGEHRTTKEIEWHRVDAAMARLPEDQRQIISLVAIQGMPYKIVSEILDVPRGTVMSRLARARVALSEALAPVTMRTDS
- a CDS encoding S8 family serine peptidase, translating into MKPFFKTRLFPVLALCSLSSPVMALGGGLADHPAAPITRQVEQKAGRMIERAMDRHLEKQVEARADTTRQQLAELPAALPVHTTVGHKAFNDVVLDDGFRAVERQWLVTGTRSELASLGRRGITILERRELSGLGMTVVRFQVTTELDSRTALETALPQLADRLDRNHVFAPQAENGAIASKTGIPQWRSLCTTPVRVGMVDTAIATDHPVFSNARIIQQRFLELAESDGQLNEPNAHGTAVASLMVGSRKDQWPARLPGATVYNASVFYDRNRSLSGATLGHLLEGLNWLAGQDLSVINISLTGPENRLLATAVNSLRNQGILLVAAVGNQGPATPPLYPAAYGGVVGVTAVDASGELYRWANRGKQVMFAGPGVSVPVAHPERGMAADSGTSLAAPVIAAALACRRVDYPDDQAIEALIDEARDLGERGHDSRFGHGFIDL
- a CDS encoding sodium-dependent bicarbonate transport family permease, which gives rise to MPDIIVMFFLLGVIAGTLRSDLTIPKAAYDILSLLLMLTIGLKGGMALHGNLHWGLVTQVLAIMALGFVIPLVLFPMLRHLVKLNVADAASFCAHYGSVSAGTFAVALAWVESRGMATGGQVTLYLVLLELPAILTGLWLYRRYTRGTAQTNTSGTPLWQETLTNRSVVLLVGGVVIGILYGPDQGDGVTAPLTGAFSLVLSLFLLEMGLVAAETLRKIQLRHWRLIVFALCMPPILSLPGLVTGLWLGLEPGTIVILGALTASASYIAAPVAVRHAIPEADIGLAMLASLGVTFPFNVLIGIGLYSYFLELL
- the ahpC gene encoding alkyl hydroperoxide reductase subunit C → MGMINSEIQPFNATAFKQGEFVEISEADVKGKWSVFFFYPADFTFVCPTELGDVADKYEELQKLGVEVFSVSTDTHFTHKAWHDSSETIGKINYFMVGDQTGTITNNFGVMREGQGLADRATFLIDPDGVIQAMEITAEGIGRDADDLLRKVKAAQYVRNHPGEVCPAKWKEGEATLSPSLDLVGKI
- a CDS encoding LysR family transcriptional regulator, with protein sequence MDNLNLRHLYYFWVIAREGAIVRAAESLELTPQTLSGQLATFESALGNALFRRANRALQLTDFGQTVFGYADDMFQTAQALTDVLRQPPENRPLSLSVGIAASIHKLIAYHLTEPALSLSREVRLNCRTGDTTELLKRLGQRELDIVLTDRQPASGEAGHYRSHQLASSSMSLFAAPELAETLSADFPASLDRQPFLATSLDAPYISALMNWFSSQDIRVKVVAEVDDSALIKVFGREGLGYFAAPTAIRDEVCRQYQVVHVASIHEVRDTLYAVTRARGSHNAAVTELLRERPELDDKIEKIEQ
- a CDS encoding histone deacetylase — protein: MVQQRDVTVFYDERVLAHAPDTNVDFLPGRLDKRIRTILSDLEVQWKYPEHPGRMTAIMDLLAREPIPGVRIEPGKAATKDELSRVHTRSFLDDIFSLRNESAWLDVDTTAVSPGSVQAAEVAAGTAIAAVEAVVEGRTGSAFAVVRPPGHHADPARARGFCLFNNVAVAAAHAHAALGCKRVLIVDWDAHHGNGTQDIFWADPDVMFFDMHRAAPFYPGTGSLTDVGAGRGEGTTVNVPMPGGAGDVAYLKAMRDILVPAADFFKPDLVLVSAGFDAHWFDLALNVSYEGFAAMTGIVQQIADKHCKGRLAMILEGGYNTESLSYGVHAVLKALAGGVVIEPKDCGVEEVEAATEFHKGAFQPGNTD